The following coding sequences are from one Limisphaera ngatamarikiensis window:
- a CDS encoding TIGR02710 family CRISPR-associated CARF protein codes for MNTAEPKVRAVLASVGGTPDPLLKVLRHYQPEHVWYFCSPDSRATAEAVQAQLEWRPLARYIEVERYEELGPCYRELRRRIPEILREARVLPEEVLVDYTGGTKTMSAALVLAGIESFHRFGYVGGHQRDRQGLGAVIPGTEKRVEQCNPWHELAVRELEKVKELWDHHLYEPAADILKQTAPKVPKRRRFEAFASLASGLAARHRLDFSKANSLLHTALGRLELVYEGQEDHGLIAWARRCREICEACTEPANEELLLRELLDNALRTASQCRYEDAAARLYRAMELQGQIWLKTATGGLIVHGHCSAGDWSRLPEPLKAQPFCQPGEDGNVKLSMEQVFRALAVLDHPQARVVVADLDQGRKSRWRMATEKRNAGILAHGVKPVGKDGFEEMKALASEFLGFDLQKEANPIPAFRLEWLE; via the coding sequence ATGAACACTGCCGAGCCCAAGGTCCGTGCCGTGCTCGCCTCGGTGGGGGGAACCCCCGACCCGCTCCTGAAGGTCCTGCGGCATTATCAACCGGAACACGTGTGGTACTTTTGCTCGCCCGACAGCCGCGCCACGGCAGAAGCCGTGCAGGCGCAACTCGAGTGGCGACCGCTGGCGCGCTACATCGAGGTGGAACGGTATGAGGAGCTGGGTCCGTGTTATCGGGAATTGCGTCGCAGGATCCCGGAGATCCTTCGCGAAGCAAGGGTGCTGCCCGAGGAGGTGTTGGTGGATTACACCGGGGGCACCAAGACGATGAGCGCGGCGCTGGTGCTGGCCGGGATCGAAAGCTTTCACCGGTTCGGCTACGTGGGCGGCCACCAGCGGGACAGGCAGGGACTGGGTGCCGTCATTCCCGGCACCGAGAAACGCGTTGAACAATGCAATCCCTGGCACGAACTGGCCGTTCGTGAACTGGAGAAGGTCAAGGAGCTGTGGGACCATCACCTGTACGAGCCGGCGGCCGACATACTGAAGCAGACCGCTCCCAAGGTGCCCAAACGCCGGCGGTTCGAAGCTTTCGCCTCTTTGGCAAGCGGGCTGGCCGCCCGACACCGCTTGGACTTCTCAAAAGCCAACAGCCTTTTGCACACTGCGCTGGGTCGTCTGGAGCTGGTGTACGAGGGGCAGGAGGATCACGGCCTGATTGCCTGGGCACGGCGATGCAGAGAGATCTGTGAGGCATGCACGGAACCTGCCAACGAGGAGCTGCTGCTGCGCGAACTGCTGGACAATGCATTGCGCACGGCCTCGCAGTGCCGGTACGAAGACGCCGCCGCACGGCTCTACCGGGCCATGGAATTGCAGGGCCAGATCTGGTTGAAGACCGCCACCGGCGGGCTCATCGTTCACGGGCATTGCTCGGCCGGGGACTGGTCCCGGTTGCCCGAGCCGCTCAAGGCACAGCCATTTTGCCAGCCCGGAGAGGACGGCAACGTCAAGCTGAGCATGGAACAGGTCTTTCGGGCTTTGGCAGTTTTGGACCATCCGCAGGCCCGGGTTGTGGTGGCGGATCTTGATCAGGGTAGGAAAAGCCGGTGGCGCATGGCCACCGAAAAACGAAACGCAGGGATCCTCGCGCATGGCGTGAAGCCGGTGGGTAAGGACGGCTTCGAAGAAATGAAAGCCCTGGCCTCGGAATTTCTCGGGTTCGACCTGCAAAAAGAGGCCAACCCGATTCCGGCCTTCCGACTGGAATGGCTGGAGTGA
- a CDS encoding HAD family hydrolase codes for MNDSRVELVSTDFDGTIFAEFEQPPLSPRFLDWIRRFQRAGGRWVINTGRDLGSLLEALARAGSPVWPDFLVLVEREVYIHEQGTYVEWAEWNRACHRAHNELFERVRPHVPELAAWVEERFQATVYADAWSPFCVVAAHAGDADAIEARARELCRRIPGLDYVRNDVYARFGHADYNKGTALTALARRLGLGPDRIFAAGDHYNDLPMLRPEVAGYLAAPANAVEAVQDAVRRAGGHVSSQPHGEGVVEALERLTNNGG; via the coding sequence ATGAATGATTCGAGGGTTGAGCTCGTTTCCACCGATTTCGACGGCACCATTTTTGCCGAGTTTGAACAGCCGCCGTTGTCCCCGCGGTTTTTGGACTGGATCCGCCGGTTTCAACGGGCCGGGGGCCGTTGGGTGATCAACACGGGTCGTGACCTGGGTTCGTTGCTGGAGGCGCTGGCCCGGGCCGGGTCGCCGGTCTGGCCCGATTTTTTGGTATTGGTGGAGCGGGAGGTGTACATCCACGAGCAGGGCACTTACGTGGAATGGGCGGAATGGAACCGGGCCTGTCACCGGGCGCACAATGAACTGTTCGAGCGGGTACGGCCGCATGTGCCCGAGCTGGCGGCCTGGGTGGAGGAACGGTTCCAGGCCACGGTGTATGCCGATGCGTGGTCGCCGTTCTGCGTGGTGGCGGCCCACGCCGGGGACGCGGATGCGATCGAGGCCCGGGCGCGTGAGCTGTGCCGCCGGATTCCCGGCCTGGATTATGTGCGGAACGATGTGTACGCGCGGTTCGGCCATGCGGACTACAACAAGGGCACGGCCCTGACCGCCCTGGCCCGGCGTTTGGGGTTGGGCCCGGACCGGATCTTTGCGGCGGGGGATCATTACAATGACCTGCCCATGTTAAGGCCGGAGGTTGCGGGTTACCTGGCCGCGCCGGCCAATGCGGTGGAGGCGGTGCAGGACGCCGTTCGGCGGGCGGGCGGGCATGTCAGTAGCCAGCCGCACGGTGAGGGGGTGGTCGAGGCGCTGGAACGACTCACGAACAACGGCGGTTGA
- a CDS encoding NUDIX hydrolase — translation MTTSSAPAEPTLLRLARRIQALAQNGLTYTEGVYDRERYTELLELAAELMALQSDTPVPVIRDLFLRQTGYATPKVDVRAAVFQADQVLLVQEDEDGLWTLPGGWADVNDAPSHAVRREVFEEAGLQVRVTKLAMVLDRSLHPHQPPFPFHVYKLFFLCEPTGGTLRPGTGIRQAGFFPRAGLPPLSLTRVLPEQIHRLFEHAANPALPTDFD, via the coding sequence ATGACGACATCGTCTGCACCGGCGGAACCGACCCTGCTCCGTCTGGCCCGTCGGATCCAGGCCCTGGCCCAAAACGGCCTGACCTACACCGAGGGCGTTTACGATCGCGAGCGCTATACCGAGCTGCTCGAACTGGCTGCGGAGTTGATGGCACTCCAATCCGACACGCCGGTGCCGGTCATCCGCGACCTTTTCCTCCGCCAAACCGGCTATGCCACCCCCAAGGTGGACGTCCGCGCCGCCGTCTTCCAAGCCGACCAGGTCCTCCTGGTTCAGGAGGACGAGGATGGATTGTGGACCCTCCCGGGCGGTTGGGCCGATGTCAACGACGCCCCCAGCCACGCCGTCCGACGCGAAGTGTTCGAGGAGGCCGGACTGCAGGTCCGGGTGACGAAACTCGCCATGGTCCTGGACCGGTCGTTGCACCCGCACCAGCCACCGTTCCCCTTTCACGTCTACAAGCTGTTTTTCCTGTGCGAGCCGACCGGGGGCACGCTCCGACCCGGCACCGGCATCCGTCAGGCCGGGTTTTTTCCTCGAGCCGGACTGCCGCCGTTGTCCCTCACCCGCGTGTTGCCGGAACAGATCCACCGCCTGTTCGAACACGCGGCAAATCCCGCGTTGCCGACCGACTTCGATTGA
- the larE gene encoding ATP-dependent sacrificial sulfur transferase LarE — translation MFGLVPAEKLEALRARLREYGSCLIAYSGGVDSVFLAVVAHQTLGDRALAVIADSPSLPRQELAEALELARRFGFPVRVVRTREFENPQYLANPVDRCYFCKTELFEVLVPLARAEGFAVIVYGENASDVGDWRPGARAAAEHQVRAPLKEVGLTKSEIRALSAAMGLPTADKPQMACLSSRIPYGEAVTVEKLRMIEAAETVLRRLGFRDVRVRHHELPRPATGPASGGAGAPAGRLPVTGPALARIEVGPDELPLLWANGTAVKVAEALKAIGYQHVTVDLLGYRRGSLNEAVRPGNPGAGAGAGG, via the coding sequence ATGTTTGGGCTCGTGCCGGCGGAGAAACTGGAAGCCTTGCGCGCGCGGTTGCGCGAGTACGGATCGTGCCTGATCGCCTATTCGGGCGGGGTGGACTCGGTCTTTCTGGCGGTGGTGGCGCATCAGACGTTGGGGGACCGTGCGCTGGCGGTGATTGCGGATTCGCCGAGTCTGCCCCGGCAGGAACTGGCCGAGGCGTTGGAGCTGGCCCGGCGGTTTGGGTTTCCGGTGCGGGTGGTACGCACGCGGGAGTTTGAAAACCCGCAGTACCTGGCCAATCCGGTGGACCGTTGTTACTTTTGCAAGACGGAGTTGTTCGAGGTGCTGGTTCCGTTGGCGCGGGCCGAAGGGTTTGCCGTGATTGTTTACGGGGAAAACGCCAGTGACGTGGGCGACTGGCGGCCGGGCGCCCGGGCGGCTGCCGAGCATCAGGTGCGGGCGCCGTTGAAGGAGGTGGGCCTGACCAAGTCGGAGATCCGTGCCCTGTCGGCCGCCATGGGCCTGCCCACGGCCGACAAACCCCAAATGGCATGTTTGAGTTCGCGCATTCCTTACGGTGAGGCGGTGACGGTGGAAAAACTGCGCATGATTGAGGCCGCCGAGACCGTGCTGCGACGGTTGGGCTTTCGGGACGTCCGGGTCCGGCACCATGAACTGCCGCGGCCGGCGACCGGGCCGGCGTCGGGTGGGGCGGGTGCGCCCGCCGGGCGGTTGCCGGTAACCGGGCCGGCTCTGGCGCGGATTGAGGTGGGGCCGGACGAACTGCCCTTGTTGTGGGCCAACGGCACCGCGGTGAAGGTGGCCGAGGCGTTGAAGGCCATCGGCTACCAGCATGTAACGGTGGACCTGCTGGGGTATCGGCGGGGCAGCTTGAACGAGGCGGTGCGCCCGGGCAATCCCGGGGCCGGCGCCGGCGCCGGGGGCTGA
- a CDS encoding type II secretion system F family protein, which produces MPQFAYRARRRTGEVVEGVVEGPDRTAVLAQLERLGLFPVAVDATKAPASAQGRSEEAPSVLRRLWPSSWQEWRRRPRKPKLQELATFTQQLANLLQAGMPLTVALHSMTHLESRGIPAEVARQLRQEVMEGRSLSDAMAKQPAIFSDLYVNMVRAGEQSGALVEVLRRMAEHFERFAQVQARFSSALVYPAFVALVGVAIITFFMTYMLPKFLTMFEGMQVELPWMTRALVGLSHFFSGYWWLIVLVLVTVWIVFKRFQATEEGRRRIDQWKLNAPVFGRVVRLHLFATFARTLSTLLENGVPVLTALKITEQVIPNRLIKEAIARAREDVTDGKSLAQPLARSRLFPQLMVDLVRIGEETGDVPGALRNLADTYENELTLALRVMTNMIEPVMIIVMAVGVGFLLLSVLSAMFAITSNIAR; this is translated from the coding sequence ATGCCGCAGTTTGCATACAGGGCACGTCGCCGCACCGGCGAAGTGGTGGAAGGCGTGGTGGAGGGGCCGGACCGAACGGCGGTCCTGGCGCAATTGGAGCGTCTGGGATTGTTTCCGGTGGCCGTGGACGCAACCAAGGCGCCGGCCTCCGCCCAGGGTCGGTCGGAAGAAGCCCCTTCGGTCCTGCGCCGTCTCTGGCCGAGCAGTTGGCAGGAATGGCGTCGGCGCCCGCGCAAGCCGAAGCTGCAGGAACTGGCCACGTTCACGCAGCAACTGGCCAACCTGCTGCAGGCCGGGATGCCCCTGACGGTGGCCCTGCACAGCATGACCCACCTGGAGAGCCGGGGCATTCCGGCCGAGGTGGCTCGTCAATTGCGGCAGGAGGTCATGGAGGGCCGCAGCCTGTCCGATGCCATGGCGAAGCAACCGGCCATTTTTTCCGACCTGTACGTGAACATGGTCCGCGCCGGCGAACAGAGCGGGGCCCTGGTGGAGGTGTTGCGTCGGATGGCCGAGCATTTCGAGCGGTTTGCGCAGGTGCAGGCCCGGTTCAGTTCGGCCCTGGTGTATCCGGCGTTTGTGGCGTTGGTGGGGGTGGCGATCATCACGTTTTTCATGACCTACATGCTCCCGAAGTTTCTGACCATGTTCGAGGGCATGCAGGTTGAACTGCCCTGGATGACACGGGCGCTGGTGGGGCTGAGCCACTTTTTCTCGGGCTATTGGTGGCTGATTGTGCTGGTGCTTGTGACGGTATGGATTGTGTTCAAACGGTTTCAGGCCACGGAGGAAGGGCGCCGGCGAATTGATCAGTGGAAGCTGAACGCCCCCGTATTCGGCAGGGTGGTGCGGCTGCACCTGTTTGCCACGTTTGCCCGCACGCTATCGACCTTGTTGGAAAACGGCGTGCCGGTGCTCACTGCGCTCAAGATCACCGAGCAGGTGATCCCCAACCGGCTGATCAAGGAGGCGATCGCCCGGGCACGGGAGGATGTGACCGATGGCAAGAGCCTGGCCCAGCCGCTGGCCCGCAGCCGGCTGTTTCCGCAGTTGATGGTTGACCTGGTCAGGATCGGCGAGGAAACCGGCGACGTGCCGGGGGCATTGCGGAACCTGGCGGACACGTACGAGAACGAGCTGACCCTGGCGTTGCGGGTCATGACGAACATGATCGAGCCGGTCATGATCATTGTCATGGCCGTGGGCGTCGGGTTCCTGCTGTTGAGCGTGCTCTCGGCCATGTTCGCCATCACCTCCAACATCGCACGGTGA
- a CDS encoding pilus assembly FimT family protein: protein MNTRPDRPKALHRCGPVARLRAARFSGPGWTLVEIMIVVAILGIVMTMSIPAFSQLRRKENLRQAVADVVEVCSTARARAILGGRPVELWIRPQEKLLFVAGPVPETGAEEPRPSTTARLPATPGDEARSGLQARLPDSISLEMVDVNFVEFKDAELARVRFFPNGTCDELTLVLRSDRNEYRKISLEVTTALAQVETLGAR, encoded by the coding sequence GTGAACACGCGCCCGGATCGTCCCAAAGCCCTTCATCGGTGCGGGCCGGTTGCCCGGCTCCGGGCGGCGCGGTTTTCGGGCCCGGGCTGGACACTCGTGGAGATCATGATCGTGGTGGCCATCCTGGGCATTGTCATGACGATGAGCATCCCGGCCTTTTCGCAACTGCGGCGGAAGGAGAATCTGCGTCAGGCTGTGGCGGATGTGGTGGAGGTGTGCAGCACGGCGCGGGCACGGGCCATCCTGGGAGGTCGGCCGGTGGAACTCTGGATCCGGCCGCAGGAAAAGCTGCTGTTTGTGGCGGGACCCGTGCCGGAGACGGGTGCGGAGGAGCCGCGTCCGTCCACCACCGCGCGCCTGCCCGCCACGCCCGGGGACGAAGCGCGGTCGGGCCTGCAGGCCCGCCTGCCGGACTCGATCAGCCTGGAGATGGTGGACGTGAATTTTGTGGAGTTCAAAGACGCCGAGCTGGCCCGCGTCCGGTTCTTCCCCAACGGTACCTGTGACGAGTTGACCCTGGTGCTGCGGTCGGATCGCAACGAATACCGGAAAATCTCGCTGGAAGTGACGACCGCGCTGGCCCAGGTCGAAACCCTGGGGGCCCGATGA
- a CDS encoding PulJ/GspJ family protein, giving the protein MKPHPLHRPSRAFTLVEAMLAVAILSLVVAAIYSSWTAILRASKVGLDAAAQAQRSRMALQTLEDALTTAQMSMLNADLYGFLARGGDEALLTFVARLPPSFPRSGRFGDLAVRRVIFKVEPGPENDRVLTLRQHPLVRDLDEDEENHPLILARGVRGLDLSFWDLQAGDWTEEWTRTNQLPPLVRIRLRLEPPGRQGGRQERVVTRVVAIPSRGLPPQFQMPRAGAPAVPGQPQVIPGGPGQPPVILAPNPAVPTPAPAVPGGRP; this is encoded by the coding sequence ATGAAGCCGCACCCTCTCCATCGCCCCTCGCGCGCCTTCACCCTGGTGGAGGCCATGCTGGCCGTGGCGATTCTGAGCCTGGTGGTGGCGGCCATTTACTCGAGCTGGACCGCCATCCTGCGTGCCTCGAAGGTGGGCCTGGACGCCGCCGCGCAGGCGCAACGATCGCGCATGGCCCTGCAAACCCTCGAGGACGCACTGACCACGGCCCAGATGTCCATGTTGAACGCCGATCTCTACGGCTTCCTCGCCCGGGGCGGCGATGAGGCGTTATTGACCTTTGTGGCGCGGCTGCCGCCGTCGTTTCCCCGGAGCGGTCGGTTCGGCGACCTGGCCGTGCGCCGGGTGATTTTCAAGGTGGAACCCGGGCCCGAGAACGATCGGGTGCTCACCCTGCGCCAGCATCCGCTGGTGCGGGACCTGGACGAGGACGAGGAAAACCATCCTTTGATCCTGGCGCGGGGGGTGCGCGGCCTGGACCTGTCGTTTTGGGACCTGCAGGCGGGCGATTGGACCGAGGAATGGACCCGCACCAATCAGCTGCCGCCGCTGGTACGGATCCGGTTGCGCCTGGAACCACCCGGTCGCCAGGGCGGTCGGCAGGAACGCGTGGTCACCCGTGTGGTGGCCATCCCGAGCCGGGGCTTGCCACCGCAGTTCCAGATGCCGCGCGCGGGCGCGCCGGCCGTGCCCGGCCAACCCCAGGTCATTCCCGGCGGGCCGGGTCAACCCCCGGTCATTCTCGCGCCGAACCCGGCGGTGCCGACGCCTGCGCCCGCCGTCCCCGGAGGCCGGCCATGA